One Mycobacteroides salmoniphilum DNA segment encodes these proteins:
- a CDS encoding Zn-ribbon domain-containing OB-fold protein, which translates to MTVSQSSTTGQLPLLTAPLELSFDYTRSVGPTLSKFFTALRDRQIVGTRGSDGRVHVPAAEYDPVTYAPLSDVVPVSSVGTIQSWSWQQEPLEGQPLAKPFAWALIKLDGADTSLLHAVDAGATGSAGIETGARVHAVWADETVGAITDIAYFALGDRPVDVPAPAPDQEPVTMQVTPIRLEVQHITSPEESAYLRALAEGKLLGGRTGAGGRVYFPARGADPLTGEPTSDLVQVADKGVVTTFAIINIPFPGQRIKPPYVAAYVLLDGADIPFLHLVYDIDPADVRMGMRVEAVWKPKEEWGYGIDNIQYFRPTGEPDADYETYKDRI; encoded by the coding sequence GTGACAGTCAGCCAAAGCAGCACAACCGGGCAATTGCCCCTCCTGACGGCACCCCTCGAACTGTCTTTTGATTACACCCGTTCGGTGGGACCGACCCTCTCCAAGTTCTTCACCGCCCTACGCGATCGGCAGATTGTCGGCACCCGTGGCAGTGACGGCCGGGTTCACGTACCCGCGGCCGAGTACGACCCGGTGACCTACGCGCCACTGAGCGATGTGGTGCCGGTGTCGAGCGTGGGCACGATCCAGTCCTGGTCGTGGCAGCAGGAGCCGCTGGAGGGCCAGCCGCTGGCCAAACCGTTCGCCTGGGCGCTCATCAAGCTCGACGGCGCGGACACCTCGCTGCTGCACGCTGTTGATGCGGGGGCCACGGGTTCCGCGGGAATCGAGACCGGTGCCCGCGTGCACGCGGTGTGGGCCGACGAGACGGTCGGCGCGATCACCGATATCGCCTACTTCGCACTCGGGGATCGGCCGGTTGACGTGCCGGCCCCCGCACCGGATCAGGAGCCGGTGACCATGCAGGTCACTCCCATCCGGCTCGAAGTTCAGCACATCACCTCACCCGAAGAGAGTGCCTACCTGCGCGCACTGGCCGAGGGCAAGCTGCTCGGCGGCCGCACCGGCGCGGGCGGACGGGTCTACTTCCCTGCTCGGGGTGCCGATCCCCTGACCGGTGAGCCCACCTCCGACCTGGTGCAAGTGGCCGACAAGGGCGTCGTCACCACCTTCGCGATCATCAACATCCCATTCCCCGGGCAGCGCATCAAGCCGCCGTACGTGGCCGCCTACGTACTGCTCGACGGTGCCGATATTCCGTTCCTGCACCTCGTCTACGACATCGACCCGGCGGATGTCCGCATGGGCATGCGGGTCGAGGCAGTGTGGAAACCCAAGGAGGAGTGGGGATACGGGATCGACAACATCCAGTACTTCCGCCCCACCGGTGAACCCGACGCCGACTACGAGACCTACAAGGACCGGATCTGA
- a CDS encoding LON peptidase substrate-binding domain-containing protein, with product MFPLQSVLLPGEPLPLRIFEPRYVALVRDVMAADHTFGVVLIARGREVGGGDIRHDVGTAARVLDCESLGAERFALRCEGAHRIRITRWLEDDPYPRAETEPWPDELDDRVLPLSALNEVQARIENLLRRVATAQQVRLPRRWSIATGLPSGAEKRLYALASRVPMGQADRHAVLAAPTLATRVTALNEAVDTVNAMLDFRESER from the coding sequence ATGTTCCCGCTGCAGTCGGTACTGCTGCCCGGTGAGCCCCTACCGCTGCGCATCTTCGAGCCGCGCTATGTCGCTCTCGTCCGCGATGTGATGGCCGCCGACCACACCTTCGGTGTCGTTCTGATCGCCCGCGGCCGGGAGGTCGGTGGTGGAGACATCCGGCATGACGTGGGGACCGCCGCCCGGGTTCTCGACTGCGAGTCGCTCGGGGCGGAGCGTTTCGCGTTGCGCTGCGAGGGCGCACATCGGATACGAATCACCCGGTGGCTCGAGGACGATCCGTATCCGCGCGCCGAGACCGAACCCTGGCCCGACGAACTCGATGATCGGGTGCTGCCGTTGAGCGCCCTCAATGAGGTGCAGGCACGTATCGAGAACTTGCTGCGACGGGTCGCAACCGCGCAGCAGGTCCGACTCCCCCGCCGTTGGTCGATCGCCACCGGGCTGCCGAGCGGCGCAGAAAAACGGTTGTACGCATTAGCATCTCGCGTGCCCATGGGTCAGGCCGACCGGCATGCCGTGCTGGCCGCACCCACCCTGGCGACGCGGGTCACCGCACTGAACGAGGCCGTCGACACCGTCAACGCGATGCTCGACTTCCGCGAGTCCGAACGCTAG
- a CDS encoding crotonase/enoyl-CoA hydratase family protein, with product MTETVTEQDAPHALVELRDHVLIVTMNRPHARNALSGDMLEIMTQAWDRVDNDPEVRVCILTGAGGYFCAGADLKAMNKRAPGDQFSDGSYDPSVIPGLLKGRRLTKPLIAAVEGPAIAGGTEILQATDIRVAGESAKFGVSEVKWSLYPMGGSAVRLPRQIPYTVAADILLTGRHIKAPEAKEIGLIGHVVPDGQALEKALELAAMIAANGPVAVQAVLKTIRDSEGLHENEAFKADTKVGIGVFTSNDAKEGPRAFAEKRAPNFTGT from the coding sequence ATGACCGAGACAGTGACCGAGCAGGACGCACCCCACGCTCTGGTGGAGTTACGCGACCACGTGCTGATCGTGACGATGAACCGTCCGCACGCGCGCAATGCCCTCTCGGGCGACATGCTGGAGATCATGACGCAGGCGTGGGACCGCGTCGACAATGATCCCGAGGTTCGCGTCTGCATCCTGACCGGCGCCGGCGGGTACTTCTGCGCGGGGGCCGATCTCAAGGCCATGAACAAGCGCGCCCCGGGTGATCAGTTCTCCGACGGCAGCTACGACCCCTCGGTCATCCCCGGGCTTCTCAAGGGCCGCCGCCTGACCAAGCCGCTGATCGCCGCGGTGGAGGGACCCGCGATCGCCGGCGGAACCGAGATTCTGCAGGCCACCGATATCCGCGTCGCCGGCGAGAGCGCCAAATTCGGTGTCTCCGAGGTGAAGTGGAGCTTGTACCCGATGGGGGGATCGGCAGTGCGCCTCCCCCGCCAGATCCCGTACACCGTCGCCGCCGACATTCTGCTGACCGGACGGCACATCAAAGCTCCCGAGGCCAAGGAAATCGGACTCATCGGGCATGTGGTCCCCGATGGGCAGGCACTGGAGAAGGCACTGGAGCTGGCGGCGATGATCGCGGCGAACGGACCTGTCGCCGTGCAGGCCGTGCTCAAGACCATCCGCGATTCGGAGGGCCTGCACGAGAACGAGGCGTTCAAGGCCGATACCAAGGTGGGCATCGGCGTCTTCACCAGTAACGACGCCAAAGAGGGCCCGCGCGCCTTCGCCGAGAAGCGCGCACCCAACTTCACCGGGACATAA
- a CDS encoding LLM class F420-dependent oxidoreductase: protein MKFGLQLGYWSASPPDNAAELVAAAEEGGFDAVFTAEAWGSDAYTPLAWWGSDTSRIRLGTSVIQLSARTPTACAMAALTLDHLSGGRHILGLGVSGPQVVEGWYGQPFPKPLARTREYIDIIRQVLAREAPVRSDGPHYPLPLTGDKATGLGKPLKPIVHPLRSDIPIFLGAEGPKNVALTAEIADGWLPMFYAPRLADMYNEWLDEGFARPGARRGRADFEIAATAQVIVTDDRRSVLDQLKPFSALYIGGMGAVELNFHAEVYRRMGYGEVVDEVTELFRTNRKDKAAEAIPDELVLDTTIVGTEAEVREQIKAWEAAGVTMLVVGCRSVEHIKQLSALT, encoded by the coding sequence ATGAAATTCGGATTGCAGCTGGGATACTGGTCGGCCTCTCCGCCGGACAATGCGGCCGAACTGGTGGCCGCCGCCGAAGAGGGCGGATTCGATGCCGTCTTCACGGCCGAGGCCTGGGGTTCCGACGCGTACACCCCGCTGGCCTGGTGGGGATCGGACACCAGTCGTATCCGGCTGGGCACCTCGGTCATTCAGCTTTCGGCGCGAACGCCGACGGCGTGCGCCATGGCGGCCCTGACCCTGGATCACCTCTCCGGCGGCCGCCACATCCTTGGGCTGGGCGTATCGGGACCCCAGGTGGTGGAGGGCTGGTACGGACAGCCGTTCCCCAAGCCCCTAGCTCGGACTCGTGAATACATCGACATCATCAGGCAGGTGCTGGCCCGTGAGGCGCCCGTGCGCAGCGACGGTCCCCACTATCCGCTGCCGCTGACCGGGGATAAGGCCACCGGGCTGGGCAAGCCCCTCAAGCCGATCGTGCATCCGCTGCGTTCTGATATCCCCATCTTTCTCGGGGCCGAGGGCCCGAAGAACGTCGCGCTGACCGCTGAGATCGCCGACGGCTGGCTGCCCATGTTCTACGCGCCGCGACTGGCCGACATGTACAACGAATGGCTCGATGAGGGCTTCGCACGTCCCGGTGCCCGGCGTGGCCGTGCGGATTTCGAGATTGCCGCCACCGCACAGGTCATCGTCACCGACGATCGCCGCTCGGTGCTCGATCAGCTGAAGCCGTTCTCCGCCTTGTACATCGGAGGCATGGGTGCGGTGGAACTGAACTTCCACGCCGAGGTGTATCGGCGCATGGGTTACGGCGAGGTGGTGGACGAGGTCACCGAGCTGTTCCGCACCAATCGCAAGGACAAAGCGGCCGAAGCGATTCCGGACGAGCTGGTACTCGACACCACGATCGTCGGAACCGAGGCCGAGGTGCGCGAGCAGATCAAGGCGTGGGAAGCCGCCGGGGTCACCATGCTGGTGGTCGGCTGCCGCAGCGTCGAGCACATCAAGCAACTGTCGGCGCTGACGTAG
- a CDS encoding Rieske 2Fe-2S domain-containing protein, protein MSTDTAGIGVREIDVGELPTRYARGWHCLGVAESFRDGEPHSIDAFGTKLVVFADTQGNIKVLDGYCRHMGGDLSQGTVKGDNVACPFHDWRWGGDGKCKLVPYAKRTPKLARTRSWTTDVKSGLLFVWHDAEGNGPTDDVEIPEVPEFADDGWTTWDWNTIVIEGSNCREIVDNVTDMAHFYYIHFGFPTFFKNVFEGHIASQYLRTVGRPDVQLGGSSQYTGEQILDSEASYFGPSFMINWLHNNYGGYKAESILINCHYPIDQNSFVLQYGVMVQKPEGMDEKMTGKLSRAMTKGVGQGFLQDVEIWKNKTRIDNPLLVEEDGAVYQMRRWYSQFYVNKADVTAEMTDRFELEIDTTKANEFWHGEVDENLKRQADEKASAESQAETEAPAEATQS, encoded by the coding sequence ATGAGCACAGATACCGCAGGAATCGGCGTTCGCGAGATTGACGTCGGCGAACTTCCCACGCGCTATGCCCGTGGTTGGCACTGCCTCGGCGTCGCGGAGTCGTTCCGGGACGGGGAGCCGCACTCCATCGACGCGTTCGGCACCAAGCTGGTCGTCTTCGCCGATACCCAGGGCAATATCAAGGTGCTCGACGGCTACTGCCGCCACATGGGAGGCGACCTGTCCCAGGGAACCGTCAAGGGCGACAACGTCGCCTGCCCGTTCCACGATTGGCGCTGGGGCGGTGACGGCAAGTGCAAGCTTGTTCCTTACGCCAAACGCACCCCCAAGCTGGCCCGTACCCGCAGCTGGACCACCGACGTGAAAAGCGGTCTGCTGTTCGTCTGGCATGACGCCGAGGGCAACGGTCCGACGGATGACGTTGAGATTCCGGAAGTTCCGGAGTTCGCCGATGACGGCTGGACCACCTGGGACTGGAACACCATCGTCATCGAGGGTTCCAACTGCCGCGAAATCGTGGACAACGTCACCGATATGGCGCACTTCTACTACATCCACTTCGGATTCCCGACGTTCTTCAAGAACGTCTTCGAGGGCCACATCGCCTCGCAGTACCTGCGTACCGTCGGTCGTCCCGACGTGCAACTGGGCGGTTCCTCGCAGTACACCGGCGAGCAGATCCTGGATTCGGAGGCCTCGTACTTCGGGCCGTCCTTCATGATCAACTGGCTGCACAACAACTATGGCGGCTACAAGGCCGAGTCGATCCTGATCAACTGCCACTACCCCATCGACCAGAACTCGTTTGTGCTGCAGTATGGCGTCATGGTCCAGAAGCCCGAGGGCATGGACGAGAAGATGACCGGGAAGCTCTCGCGCGCCATGACCAAGGGTGTGGGACAAGGCTTCCTGCAGGACGTCGAGATCTGGAAGAACAAGACCCGCATCGACAACCCGCTGCTGGTCGAGGAGGACGGCGCCGTCTATCAGATGCGCCGCTGGTACTCGCAGTTCTACGTCAACAAGGCCGACGTCACGGCGGAGATGACGGACCGCTTCGAGCTCGAGATCGACACCACCAAGGCCAACGAGTTCTGGCACGGTGAGGTCGACGAGAACCTGAAGCGCCAAGCGGACGAAAAGGCTTCCGCAGAATCTCAAGCCGAGACCGAAGCTCCCGCCGAGGCGACGCAAAGCTAG
- a CDS encoding nuclear transport factor 2 family protein, translated as MSLADGAGKRSRAAVDARDKQAWVDNFAEDGVVQDPVGPSPFDPEGKGHRGKEAISAFWDNIIAPTEKLDFIFDATYDCGTHQANVGRIVTTMNGYQMTAEGVFTYEANDEGKLVVLRAYWEFDKVAGTARKI; from the coding sequence ATGAGCCTCGCAGATGGAGCGGGCAAGCGGTCCCGCGCAGCCGTCGACGCCCGCGACAAGCAGGCCTGGGTCGACAACTTCGCCGAGGACGGCGTGGTGCAGGATCCAGTGGGTCCATCCCCCTTCGATCCCGAGGGCAAGGGTCATCGCGGCAAGGAGGCCATTTCGGCCTTCTGGGACAACATCATCGCGCCCACCGAGAAGCTGGATTTCATCTTCGATGCCACCTATGACTGCGGCACCCATCAGGCCAACGTCGGCCGGATCGTCACCACGATGAACGGCTACCAGATGACGGCCGAGGGCGTGTTCACCTACGAGGCCAACGACGAGGGCAAGCTCGTCGTGTTGCGCGCCTATTGGGAATTCGACAAGGTCGCCGGGACCGCACGCAAGATCTAA
- a CDS encoding FAD-dependent oxidoreductase produces the protein MRKIRVAVIGAGPAGIYAADILTKEYEQAQVDVFDRLPAPYGLVRYGVAPDHPRIKEIIKALRRVLARDEIRFIGNVHYGTDIKLSDLRRFYDAVIFSTGARADRELEIPGIDLPESYGAADFVSWYDGHPDVPRDWPLNAKSVAVLGVGNVALDIARMLAKPADEQLGTEIPANVYQGLALNQATDVHVFARRGPAQIKFSPMEFRELSHSPSVDVIVHPEGFEIDEGSQQAINSSKATKLVVDTMMKYLDQEPTGAPHRIHIHLCQAPAAVLGIDRVEALRTERTELIGDGTVRGTGEYTDWPVQAVYRAVGYISSHLADLPFDHHAGVVPHDAGRVLDIDGIPVESTYVTGWVKRGPVGLIGHTKSDAAETIASLLADLPGIQPAEISDPDAIFAHLRGSGIDYTTWEEWERLDAHEVALGEEQGRERIKVVPREEMISAGRQAS, from the coding sequence ATGAGGAAGATCCGAGTCGCGGTTATCGGCGCTGGTCCAGCCGGTATCTACGCCGCCGACATCCTCACCAAGGAGTATGAGCAGGCCCAGGTCGACGTGTTCGATCGGCTGCCCGCGCCCTATGGCCTGGTGCGCTACGGCGTGGCTCCCGATCATCCCCGCATCAAGGAGATCATCAAGGCGCTGCGCCGGGTGCTCGCACGTGACGAGATTCGGTTCATCGGCAACGTCCACTACGGCACCGACATCAAGCTCTCGGATCTGCGGCGCTTCTATGACGCGGTGATCTTCTCGACCGGTGCGCGCGCCGATCGTGAGCTTGAGATCCCCGGTATCGATCTTCCGGAAAGCTACGGCGCCGCTGACTTTGTCTCGTGGTACGACGGTCATCCCGATGTTCCACGGGACTGGCCGCTGAACGCCAAGAGCGTCGCCGTGCTGGGTGTCGGAAATGTGGCCCTGGATATCGCGCGCATGCTGGCCAAACCCGCCGATGAACAGCTCGGCACCGAGATTCCCGCCAACGTCTATCAGGGCCTGGCCCTCAACCAGGCGACCGATGTGCATGTCTTCGCGCGGCGCGGTCCGGCTCAGATCAAGTTCAGCCCCATGGAGTTTCGCGAGCTGTCGCACTCGCCGAGTGTGGACGTCATCGTGCATCCGGAGGGGTTTGAGATCGACGAGGGAAGCCAGCAGGCCATCAATTCCAGTAAGGCCACCAAACTCGTCGTCGACACCATGATGAAGTACCTGGATCAGGAGCCCACCGGCGCCCCGCATCGCATTCACATCCACCTGTGCCAGGCACCCGCGGCGGTGCTGGGAATCGACCGGGTGGAGGCCCTGCGCACCGAGCGCACCGAGCTCATCGGCGACGGAACTGTCAGGGGTACAGGGGAATACACTGACTGGCCGGTGCAGGCGGTCTATCGCGCAGTCGGGTACATCTCCTCACACCTGGCGGATCTGCCGTTCGACCACCACGCCGGGGTCGTCCCGCACGATGCCGGGCGGGTGCTCGATATCGACGGAATTCCGGTCGAATCGACCTACGTCACGGGATGGGTCAAGCGCGGACCCGTGGGATTGATCGGACACACCAAATCCGATGCCGCCGAGACGATTGCCAGCCTTCTTGCAGACCTCCCGGGTATTCAACCCGCCGAAATCTCCGACCCCGATGCGATTTTCGCGCATCTGCGGGGAAGCGGGATTGACTACACCACCTGGGAGGAGTGGGAACGGCTCGATGCTCACGAGGTAGCCCTCGGTGAGGAACAGGGTCGCGAACGCATCAAAGTGGTACCGCGCGAGGAGATGATCAGCGCCGGGCGCCAGGCCTCTTAG
- a CDS encoding thiolase domain-containing protein, whose protein sequence is MGASKNLAAVIGTGQTKYVAKRHDVSMNGLVREAIDRAMVDAGVDWDDIDAVVVGKAPDFFEGVMMPELFMADAIGATGKPMIRVHTAGSVGGSTGVVAASLVQSGKYRRVLALAWEKQSESNAMWALSIPVPFSVPVGAGAGGYFAPHVRAYIERSKAPLDTGAIVAVKDRLNAAKNPLAHLQQPDITVEKVMASPMLWDPIRFDETCPSSDGACAIVVGDEETADRRIADGHTVAWVHATALRTEPLDYTGRDRVNPQAGRDAAAALWRDAGITSPIDEIDAAEIYVPFSWFEPMWLENLGFAAEGEGWKLTQAGETAIGGKIPVNASGGVLSSNPIGASGLIRFAEAAIQVMGKAGDHQVPDAKKALGHAYGGGSQYYSMWVVGSEKPARNGSKA, encoded by the coding sequence GTGGGTGCATCAAAGAACCTCGCTGCCGTCATCGGCACCGGGCAGACCAAGTACGTCGCCAAGCGCCACGATGTCTCCATGAATGGCCTTGTCCGCGAGGCGATTGATCGAGCGATGGTCGATGCGGGTGTCGACTGGGACGATATCGACGCCGTCGTCGTGGGTAAGGCCCCCGATTTCTTCGAGGGCGTGATGATGCCCGAGCTGTTCATGGCGGACGCGATCGGCGCGACCGGAAAGCCCATGATCCGGGTGCATACCGCCGGCTCGGTCGGCGGCTCCACCGGTGTGGTGGCGGCCAGTCTGGTGCAGTCGGGCAAGTACCGGCGAGTCCTCGCGCTGGCGTGGGAAAAGCAGTCTGAGTCGAATGCCATGTGGGCGTTGTCGATTCCGGTGCCGTTCTCGGTGCCGGTGGGTGCGGGCGCGGGCGGCTACTTCGCCCCGCATGTGCGCGCATACATCGAGCGTTCCAAGGCCCCACTGGATACCGGAGCCATCGTCGCGGTGAAGGACCGGCTCAACGCGGCGAAGAATCCGCTGGCACACCTGCAGCAGCCCGATATCACCGTCGAGAAGGTGATGGCCTCGCCGATGCTGTGGGACCCGATCCGTTTCGACGAGACCTGCCCATCCTCGGACGGCGCCTGTGCGATCGTGGTGGGAGACGAAGAGACTGCCGATCGCCGTATCGCCGATGGCCATACGGTCGCCTGGGTGCACGCCACCGCGCTACGCACGGAGCCGCTCGACTACACCGGGCGTGACCGGGTGAACCCGCAAGCGGGACGTGATGCCGCGGCGGCGCTGTGGCGCGATGCGGGAATCACCAGCCCAATCGACGAGATCGACGCCGCGGAGATCTACGTGCCGTTCTCATGGTTCGAGCCGATGTGGCTGGAGAACCTGGGGTTCGCGGCCGAGGGTGAGGGCTGGAAGCTGACCCAAGCCGGCGAGACCGCCATCGGTGGCAAGATCCCCGTCAACGCCTCCGGCGGCGTGCTCTCCTCGAACCCGATTGGGGCCTCGGGCCTTATCCGGTTCGCCGAGGCCGCTATCCAGGTGATGGGCAAGGCCGGTGACCATCAGGTGCCGGACGCGAAGAAGGCATTGGGTCACGCCTACGGCGGCGGCTCGCAGTACTACTCGATGTGGGTCGTGGGGAGCGAAAAGCCCGCAAGGAATGGGAGTAAGGCATGA
- the dtd gene encoding D-aminoacyl-tRNA deacylase yields the protein MRVLVQRVASASVSVDGAVVGAIRPEGQGLLALVGVTHDDDGDKAAQLAEKLWQLRILDDEKSAADLGAPILVISQFTLYANTKKGRRPAWNAAAPGGVAEPIVTAFAEALRNLGAHVEAGVFGAHMQVELINDGPVTVLLEL from the coding sequence GTGCGTGTTCTGGTGCAGCGAGTCGCCTCGGCGTCGGTGTCCGTGGACGGGGCGGTGGTCGGCGCGATCCGCCCCGAAGGTCAGGGTCTGCTGGCGCTGGTGGGTGTCACCCACGACGACGATGGCGACAAGGCCGCGCAGCTCGCGGAAAAACTGTGGCAATTGCGCATTCTCGACGACGAGAAGTCCGCTGCCGATCTCGGTGCCCCGATACTGGTCATCAGTCAATTCACGCTGTACGCCAACACAAAGAAGGGGCGTCGTCCGGCGTGGAACGCGGCGGCGCCCGGAGGTGTCGCCGAACCTATCGTGACGGCGTTCGCAGAGGCCCTGCGGAACCTCGGCGCACACGTGGAAGCGGGGGTGTTCGGTGCGCACATGCAGGTCGAACTGATCAACGACGGTCCGGTGACCGTGCTGTTGGAGCTGTAG
- a CDS encoding gamma carbonic anhydrase family protein has protein sequence MPLYSLDGKSPSVHPEAFVAPTACLIGDVTVEAGASIWFNTVIRADYAPIVIRAGANIQDGSVLHSDPGMPVDIGEGATVAHMCLVHSCTVGDGALIGNHATVLDGASIGSRSMVAAGSLVLGGTQIPEDVLVMGSPAKVKGPVAGTAAEFLTKGVPAAYQALGTRYLAGLDT, from the coding sequence ATGCCTTTGTACTCACTCGACGGAAAAAGCCCGAGCGTCCACCCGGAGGCGTTTGTCGCGCCGACCGCCTGTCTCATCGGAGATGTCACGGTGGAAGCCGGTGCTTCGATCTGGTTCAACACGGTCATCCGCGCCGATTACGCGCCGATTGTGATCCGGGCGGGGGCCAACATTCAGGACGGGTCAGTGCTGCACAGCGACCCGGGGATGCCGGTAGATATCGGTGAAGGCGCGACAGTGGCTCATATGTGTCTGGTGCACAGCTGCACGGTGGGTGACGGCGCCCTGATCGGAAATCACGCGACGGTGCTCGACGGCGCCTCCATCGGCTCGCGCAGCATGGTGGCCGCGGGTTCGTTGGTGCTGGGCGGCACGCAGATCCCCGAGGACGTGCTGGTCATGGGGTCGCCCGCCAAGGTCAAGGGGCCCGTCGCGGGCACTGCGGCGGAGTTCCTGACCAAGGGTGTTCCCGCCGCGTACCAGGCGCTGGGAACGCGTTATCTGGCCGGTTTGGACACGTAA
- a CDS encoding nitroreductase family deazaflavin-dependent oxidoreductase: MVIVLIVVAVVLVVPLALFALLVAGIRLQIRPILNAIRRFNRAVTNPKVMSAAGTDATSTAVIRHNGRRSGQAYETPVEAFDAVDGTVLILLPYGQSADWVRNVTTQGGAELLRAGERLALANPRVVPTAQVRSQLPAKELRMLRVFNVPECLQLTKTPGPA, translated from the coding sequence GTGGTCATCGTGTTGATCGTCGTCGCTGTTGTCCTCGTGGTGCCCCTTGCCCTGTTCGCCCTGCTCGTAGCGGGCATCCGTCTGCAGATCCGCCCGATTCTCAACGCAATCCGCCGGTTCAATCGCGCCGTAACCAACCCGAAGGTCATGTCTGCCGCCGGAACCGATGCCACCTCCACTGCCGTCATCCGGCACAACGGCAGGCGCAGCGGCCAGGCCTACGAAACGCCGGTGGAAGCCTTCGACGCCGTGGACGGCACTGTGCTGATCCTTCTGCCTTATGGGCAGTCGGCCGATTGGGTGCGCAATGTGACCACCCAGGGCGGAGCCGAGTTACTCCGGGCAGGCGAGCGGCTCGCACTGGCCAATCCGCGGGTGGTCCCCACCGCGCAGGTGCGATCGCAGCTCCCGGCCAAGGAACTGCGGATGCTGCGGGTGTTCAATGTGCCCGAATGCCTGCAGCTGACTAAGACGCCGGGGCCGGCGTAG
- a CDS encoding thiolase domain-containing protein gives MSSAAPAVAVVGFAHSPHVRSTEATTNGVEMLVPCFRQIYADLGISKSDIGFWCSGSSDYLAGRAFSFISAIDSIGAVPPINESHVEMDAAWALYEAYIKILTGQVETALVYGFGKSSAGTLRRVLALQTDPYTVAPLWPDSVSMAALQARLGLDSGKWTKEQMAQVALDAFGRAARVDSEAAASSIDELLAREYFADPLHKHDIAPISDGASIMVLASADRARELRENPAWITGFEHRIETPILGARDLTTSPSTAASAAAATGGDTGSIEVAELYAPFSHQQLILAEAIGLKDSTTVNPSGGALVANPMFSAGLERIGFAAQHIWNGSAQRVLAHATSGPVLQQNLVAVLEGK, from the coding sequence ATGAGTTCCGCTGCCCCCGCAGTAGCAGTTGTGGGCTTCGCCCATTCCCCTCACGTTCGCAGTACCGAGGCCACCACCAACGGTGTCGAGATGCTGGTGCCCTGTTTCCGGCAGATCTACGCCGACCTCGGAATCAGCAAGTCGGATATCGGTTTCTGGTGCTCCGGGTCGTCCGACTATCTGGCCGGGCGTGCCTTCTCGTTCATCTCGGCGATCGACTCGATCGGTGCGGTACCGCCGATCAACGAGTCTCATGTGGAAATGGACGCGGCGTGGGCGCTGTACGAGGCCTACATCAAGATCCTCACCGGACAGGTCGAGACCGCGCTCGTCTATGGATTCGGGAAGTCCTCCGCCGGCACTCTGCGCAGAGTCCTTGCCCTGCAAACTGATCCGTACACCGTTGCGCCGCTGTGGCCCGATTCGGTGTCCATGGCCGCACTGCAGGCGCGCCTCGGCCTGGATTCGGGCAAGTGGACCAAGGAGCAGATGGCACAGGTTGCCCTCGACGCCTTCGGCCGCGCTGCGCGGGTGGACTCCGAGGCCGCGGCATCGAGCATCGACGAGCTGCTGGCGCGAGAATATTTCGCCGATCCGCTACACAAACACGACATCGCGCCGATCTCCGATGGCGCTTCGATCATGGTGTTGGCCTCTGCGGACCGTGCCCGCGAGCTGCGCGAAAACCCCGCGTGGATCACCGGATTCGAGCATCGCATCGAGACACCGATACTCGGCGCCCGTGACCTCACGACCTCTCCGTCAACAGCCGCGTCGGCGGCCGCCGCGACCGGCGGCGATACCGGGTCGATCGAGGTGGCCGAGTTGTACGCCCCGTTCAGTCATCAGCAGCTGATCCTCGCCGAGGCCATCGGCCTCAAGGACTCCACAACCGTCAACCCCTCGGGTGGCGCGCTGGTGGCCAACCCGATGTTCTCGGCCGGGTTGGAGCGGATTGGCTTTGCCGCACAACATATCTGGAATGGTTCGGCACAGCGCGTGCTGGCTCACGCGACCAGCGGGCCAGTACTTCAGCAGAACCTGGTCGCTGTGCTGGAGGGTAAGTAA